Proteins from one Desulfonema limicola genomic window:
- a CDS encoding CRISPR-associated endonuclease Cas1, with translation MVERLVLYLINKGVIKLSQFTEKEGKGVRMDELSIKSYLSNYEKFMTASFADIKTRKQTNYREVMKKNVMKMENVLLNNIEYQPYIFYS, from the coding sequence ATTGTTGAACGGCTGGTTTTGTATCTAATTAATAAAGGGGTTATTAAATTATCCCAGTTTACTGAAAAGGAAGGCAAAGGAGTCAGGATGGATGAGCTATCTATAAAATCATATTTAAGTAATTATGAAAAGTTTATGACAGCCTCTTTTGCAGATATAAAAACCCGCAAGCAGACAAATTACCGGGAAGTTATGAAAAAAAATGTTATGAAAATGGAAAATGTGCTGTTGAATAATATTGAATATCAGCCTTATATTTTTTATTCATAA